In a single window of the Candidatus Kaiserbacteria bacterium genome:
- a CDS encoding rod shape-determining protein MreC, producing MKNFSVKTKENFHRNSRESSRVKYVVWIVAALCILMLGKGIVSTVSSWVPNALYTVRHYMQTSVSTVPVFIRSRMELLSHTQELEQELASSQGIAATLAYITAENTELRNLLSASSSPQIVAGVLARPPYTPYDTMVLDKGSDDGIVEYAPVYHGKGIALGYVHAIFPHMSYVTLFSSPGVESTVYIFGANLFTTAYGEGGGVVHLSVPQGIPLTKGDAVVLPSLHTGTLGTVDEIQSIATEPEQHAYVTLGVPLQSIRIVSVGTVPVNAISFDEARTRVEAEEQKRFMISVPEDERVRLSATSTLISTTTATTTP from the coding sequence ATGAAGAACTTCTCAGTGAAAACGAAGGAGAACTTTCACCGCAACTCTCGTGAGTCATCGCGTGTGAAGTATGTGGTGTGGATTGTTGCTGCACTGTGTATTTTAATGCTGGGAAAGGGGATAGTGAGTACCGTGTCTTCATGGGTTCCAAATGCACTCTATACGGTACGACATTACATGCAAACGTCTGTTTCTACCGTCCCTGTATTTATCCGAAGTCGAATGGAGTTGCTCAGTCATACCCAGGAACTCGAGCAAGAGTTAGCATCCAGTCAAGGTATTGCTGCAACTCTTGCCTATATAACTGCGGAAAATACGGAATTGCGCAATTTGCTCAGTGCCTCATCTTCGCCGCAGATAGTGGCAGGAGTACTCGCACGCCCGCCATACACGCCATATGACACCATGGTGCTCGACAAGGGTAGTGATGACGGCATTGTGGAATATGCCCCTGTGTATCACGGAAAGGGTATTGCGCTTGGCTATGTGCATGCGATATTTCCCCATATGTCATACGTCACTCTCTTTTCATCACCCGGCGTAGAATCCACCGTATATATTTTTGGGGCGAATCTTTTTACCACTGCCTATGGTGAAGGAGGGGGTGTCGTGCATCTGAGTGTCCCACAAGGAATTCCCCTCACCAAAGGTGATGCAGTGGTGCTTCCATCGCTCCATACCGGTACGCTCGGCACCGTAGATGAAATTCAGTCTATTGCTACCGAGCCGGAACAACATGCGTATGTGACGCTTGGTGTACCGCTCCAGTCGATTCGCATCGTGAGTGTAGGGACAGTGCCGGTGAATGCGATTTCGTTTGACGAGGCACGTACCCGGGTAGAGGCAGAGGAGCAGAAGCGTTTTATGATTTCCGTTCCTGAAGACGAACGAGTGCGTTTGAGTGCCACTTCCACGCTCATAAGTACAACCACTGCCACGACAACACCATGA
- the greA gene encoding transcription elongation factor GreA yields MNEPHDSFLTQEKFEELKKELDHLKTVRRKEVAESLEYARSLGDISENAEYQEARDMQAAIEERIQYLEKVIKEAKIVASSNKGDVVGLGSEVTIQKGTDAEHRTYTIVGSEEANIHEHKLSYLSPLGEALMGKAKSDSFTFETPGGKQTYTVLKVA; encoded by the coding sequence ATGAATGAACCACACGACTCGTTTTTAACACAAGAAAAGTTTGAGGAACTTAAGAAAGAACTCGATCACCTCAAAACGGTTCGTCGTAAGGAAGTGGCAGAGTCACTCGAGTACGCACGTAGTTTGGGAGACATTTCAGAAAATGCTGAGTATCAGGAAGCGCGTGATATGCAAGCAGCTATCGAGGAGCGTATTCAATATCTCGAGAAGGTCATCAAAGAAGCAAAGATTGTCGCAAGTAGCAACAAGGGGGATGTGGTCGGACTCGGCTCTGAGGTAACCATTCAAAAGGGTACTGACGCAGAACATCGTACCTACACCATAGTGGGCTCAGAGGAAGCAAACATTCATGAACATAAACTTTCATACCTTTCACCACTCGGTGAAGCGCTCATGGGTAAGGCAAAGAGTGATTCATTTACCTTCGAAACCCCTGG